A region of Cellulophaga sp. RHA19 DNA encodes the following proteins:
- the hisB gene encoding bifunctional histidinol-phosphatase/imidazoleglycerol-phosphate dehydratase HisB — protein sequence MKKVLFIDRDGTIIKETVDEQIDAFEKMIFYPKAFTFLGKIAKELDYELVMITNQDGLGTDVFPEDTFWPVHNFILKSFENEGVVFDKVFLDRTFPHENANTRKPGTGLLTEYFSAEYDLANSFVIGDRLTDIELAKNLGSKGIFINDETNLGTGEITVKRDELNDVIALESNDWEKIYEFLKLKDRVSEITRKTNETDIYINVNLDGTGKSDIKTGLSFFDHMLDQLARHGQMDLEIKVNGDLEVDEHHTIEDTAIALGEVFAKALGTKLGIERYGFCLPMDDCLAQVAIDFGGRNWLVWEADFKREMVGDMPTEMFLHFFKSFSDGAKANLNVKAEGVNEHHKIEAIFKAFAKAIKMAVKRDVEKMVLPSTKGML from the coding sequence ATGAAAAAAGTATTATTTATAGATAGAGACGGCACCATAATTAAAGAGACTGTAGACGAACAAATAGATGCATTTGAAAAAATGATTTTTTACCCAAAAGCATTTACTTTTTTGGGTAAAATAGCTAAAGAATTAGACTATGAGCTTGTAATGATAACCAACCAAGATGGTTTAGGTACAGATGTTTTTCCTGAAGATACGTTTTGGCCAGTACACAACTTTATTTTAAAGTCTTTTGAGAATGAAGGTGTAGTTTTTGATAAGGTGTTTTTAGACAGAACTTTTCCTCATGAGAATGCAAATACACGTAAACCTGGAACAGGCTTGTTAACGGAATATTTTTCAGCAGAATATGATTTAGCTAATTCATTTGTTATTGGAGATCGTTTAACAGATATAGAATTAGCCAAGAACTTAGGTTCTAAGGGTATTTTTATTAATGATGAAACCAATCTTGGTACCGGAGAAATTACGGTAAAAAGAGATGAGTTAAATGATGTTATTGCTTTAGAAAGTAACGACTGGGAGAAAATATACGAGTTTTTAAAGCTAAAGGACAGAGTTTCTGAAATAACACGTAAGACTAATGAAACTGATATTTACATTAATGTAAATTTAGATGGCACTGGTAAAAGTGACATAAAAACGGGATTGTCTTTCTTTGATCATATGTTAGATCAACTGGCTCGTCACGGTCAAATGGACTTAGAAATTAAAGTAAATGGCGATTTAGAAGTAGATGAGCACCACACTATAGAAGATACTGCTATTGCTTTAGGAGAGGTATTTGCTAAGGCTTTAGGCACCAAATTGGGTATAGAACGTTATGGTTTTTGTTTACCAATGGACGACTGTTTAGCACAAGTTGCTATAGATTTTGGTGGTCGTAATTGGTTAGTATGGGAAGCTGATTTTAAACGAGAAATGGTTGGTGATATGCCTACAGAAATGTTTCTACACTTTTTTAAATCATTTTCAGACGGAGCAAAGGCTAATTTAAATGTTAAAGCAGAAGGTGTAAACGAGCATCATAAAATTGAGGCTATTTTTAAAGCATTTGCGAAAGCAATTAAAATGGCGGTAAAAAGAGATGTAGAAAAAATGGTTTTGCCTAGTACAAAGGGAATGCTGTAA
- a CDS encoding sensor histidine kinase — translation MGTSKKVLGTKLIKKLWIAFILIIILMGACYILITGYFANKYNEATIQKVNAKVANHLIEEKFKDASPFLEDGSVNKPLFGDLMHDMMAVNRSIEVYLLDNAGSVLYSVVLKHDANEPIKHVSLDPIKEFIKTDGQKYILGDDPRNTEEQKIFSAAPYKSGDKEGYIYIILAGQEFQAISNSLLSQYFMKLGLGATLLTMLFAALLGLLSIWFLTKNLRVMISTVNKFQEGDRTARIKDTKKSDIEVLANSFNDMADTIVSNIDKIQSVDTLRRELIANVSHDLRTPLAILKGYVETLQIKKDTLTEIQKDEYLQITHNNIDRLSNLINQLFEYSKLESEQVTPVKEPFSITELSYDLIEKFKVIAEKKQIVLEMDASNENNLVYADVSMVERALQNLLENAIKYTEPNGKVTLAIKKQAKKVEINITDTGAGIPINEQPYIFDRYKQLDKSEKKRGAGLGLAIVKKIMEMHDTTITVLSKPKEGSTFSFTLPVH, via the coding sequence ATGGGAACATCTAAAAAAGTCCTTGGCACTAAGCTGATAAAAAAATTGTGGATTGCCTTTATTCTCATTATCATATTAATGGGAGCCTGTTACATACTTATAACTGGTTACTTTGCTAATAAATACAATGAAGCTACAATACAAAAAGTAAACGCAAAAGTAGCTAACCACCTTATTGAAGAAAAGTTTAAAGATGCTTCTCCTTTTTTAGAAGATGGTAGTGTAAATAAACCATTGTTTGGGGACTTAATGCATGATATGATGGCGGTTAACCGTAGTATAGAAGTGTATTTACTAGACAATGCAGGCTCTGTACTATATTCTGTTGTTTTAAAACATGATGCCAATGAGCCTATTAAGCACGTATCACTAGATCCTATTAAAGAATTTATAAAAACAGACGGACAAAAGTATATTCTGGGTGATGATCCTAGAAATACAGAAGAACAAAAAATATTTTCTGCCGCTCCTTATAAAAGCGGAGATAAAGAAGGTTACATATATATTATTCTTGCAGGTCAAGAGTTTCAGGCTATAAGTAATAGTTTGTTATCTCAATATTTTATGAAGTTAGGGCTTGGTGCTACCCTACTGACTATGCTTTTTGCTGCATTATTAGGCCTACTAAGTATTTGGTTTTTAACTAAAAACTTACGTGTAATGATTAGTACTGTAAATAAATTTCAAGAAGGAGACCGTACTGCACGTATCAAAGACACAAAAAAATCTGATATTGAAGTTCTTGCAAACTCTTTTAATGATATGGCAGATACTATTGTTAGTAATATTGATAAAATACAGTCTGTAGATACATTACGTAGAGAATTAATTGCTAACGTATCACATGATTTAAGAACACCACTTGCTATTTTAAAAGGATATGTAGAAACGCTTCAAATTAAAAAAGATACACTTACAGAAATTCAGAAAGATGAGTATTTACAAATTACTCATAACAACATAGACAGATTATCAAACTTAATAAACCAATTGTTTGAGTATTCTAAGTTAGAGTCTGAACAGGTTACACCTGTAAAAGAACCCTTTTCTATAACAGAACTGTCTTATGACTTAATTGAAAAATTTAAGGTAATAGCTGAAAAGAAACAAATTGTTTTAGAAATGGATGCTTCTAATGAAAACAACCTTGTATATGCAGATGTTAGTATGGTAGAACGTGCATTACAAAACTTGCTAGAAAATGCTATTAAATATACTGAACCAAACGGAAAAGTAACATTAGCAATTAAAAAGCAAGCTAAAAAAGTAGAGATTAATATTACAGATACTGGTGCAGGAATACCAATTAACGAGCAACCTTATATTTTTGATCGTTACAAGCAGCTAGACAAGTCTGAAAAGAAAAGAGGCGCTGGCTTAGGTTTAGCCATAGTTAAGAAAATAATGGAAATGCATGACACCACTATTACTGTACTTAGCAAACCCAAAGAAGGCAGCACCTTTAGTTTTACATTACCTGTGCACTAA
- the hisC gene encoding histidinol-phosphate transaminase, whose amino-acid sequence MKNFNLDKLTRENVKGLSPYSSARDEYVSDGTEMVFLDANENPFSNGVNRYPDPQQRSLKSILAEQKGIKSENLLLGNGSDEVLDLIYRAFCEPKEDNIITLPPTYGMYKVLSGINNIENKEVLLTADFEPNVDEILATADNNSKILFLCSPNNPTGNSFATEKMHQLLNNFNGLVVVDEAYIDFSSEESWVSQLDNYPNLIVTQTLSKAYGLAGVRLGICIASKEIISVLNKIKPPYNVNELTQQRAKERVLDLDSVKQEVSEIMKEKEVLSKVLLEVGFVEKVYASDANFILAKVDDATKRYNQLLQKGIVIRNRTTQPLCENTLRFTVGTPKENKQLISALNQINN is encoded by the coding sequence ATGAAAAATTTTAACTTAGATAAATTAACTAGAGAGAATGTAAAAGGACTTAGTCCGTATTCTTCTGCTAGAGATGAGTATGTTTCTGATGGTACTGAAATGGTCTTTTTAGATGCCAATGAAAATCCTTTTTCAAACGGAGTAAATAGATATCCAGACCCACAACAACGTAGTTTAAAATCTATTTTAGCAGAACAAAAAGGTATAAAGTCAGAAAACTTGCTTTTAGGTAATGGTAGTGATGAAGTTTTAGACTTAATTTACAGAGCGTTTTGCGAGCCTAAAGAAGATAATATTATAACGTTACCGCCAACTTATGGTATGTATAAAGTATTATCTGGAATTAATAATATAGAGAATAAAGAGGTGTTGCTTACTGCTGATTTTGAACCTAATGTAGATGAAATTTTAGCAACAGCAGATAACAATAGTAAAATTTTATTTTTATGTTCGCCAAACAACCCAACTGGTAATAGCTTTGCTACAGAAAAAATGCATCAGTTGTTAAATAATTTTAATGGTTTGGTTGTAGTTGATGAAGCTTACATTGATTTTTCGTCAGAAGAAAGTTGGGTTTCTCAATTAGATAATTATCCTAATTTAATAGTTACGCAAACACTGTCTAAAGCGTACGGATTAGCAGGTGTAAGATTGGGAATTTGTATTGCGTCAAAAGAAATTATATCAGTTTTAAATAAAATAAAACCACCTTATAACGTAAACGAATTAACACAACAACGAGCAAAAGAGCGTGTTTTAGATCTAGATTCTGTAAAACAGGAAGTGTCTGAAATTATGAAAGAAAAGGAAGTTTTATCTAAAGTATTACTTGAAGTTGGTTTTGTTGAAAAAGTATATGCTTCTGACGCTAATTTTATTTTAGCAAAAGTAGATGATGCCACAAAAAGGTACAATCAGCTTTTACAAAAAGGAATTGTAATACGTAATAGAACTACACAGCCTTTATGTGAAAATACATTACGTTTTACCGTAGGTACACCAAAGGAAAATAAGCAGCTAATAAGCGCATTAAACCAAATTAATAACTAA
- a CDS encoding anti-sigma factor, which translates to MKKLLLLFMATALVVSCDSDDDTNEPQTANLTMGIDGLEDLGADYVYEGWIIVNGAPVSTGVFTVNGDGVPSKTSFSVDAATLDQATAYVLSIEPAVDNDPAPATTKLLSGAFAAETATVSITDLVGDFSSASGEFFLRTPTDEDDGMNNGNDQYGIWFGIPGAPPATGLELPVLPDGWVYEGWVVGAEGPITTGTFMDPTAQVEDSGNPFSGANPGPPIPGEDFFNNAPTGFMFPLDVRGKTVVISVEPSPDNSPAPFLLKPLVGVSGQETAPTTHTLSLNSDSFPTGWVKR; encoded by the coding sequence ATGAAAAAGTTACTATTATTATTTATGGCAACAGCTCTTGTAGTAAGTTGCGATAGTGATGACGACACAAATGAACCACAAACAGCAAATTTAACAATGGGTATTGATGGTCTAGAAGACTTAGGTGCCGATTATGTTTACGAAGGTTGGATAATTGTAAATGGCGCTCCAGTATCTACCGGAGTATTTACTGTAAATGGCGATGGTGTACCATCTAAAACATCTTTTAGTGTAGATGCCGCAACACTAGACCAAGCAACAGCTTATGTACTTTCTATAGAGCCAGCTGTAGATAATGACCCAGCACCAGCTACAACTAAATTATTATCTGGTGCATTTGCAGCAGAAACAGCAACTGTTAGTATTACAGATTTAGTAGGTGATTTTTCTAGCGCAAGTGGTGAATTCTTTTTAAGAACTCCAACAGATGAAGATGATGGTATGAATAATGGTAACGACCAATACGGAATTTGGTTTGGAATACCAGGAGCACCACCTGCAACAGGTTTAGAATTACCAGTTTTACCTGATGGATGGGTTTATGAAGGATGGGTAGTAGGAGCAGAAGGACCAATAACTACAGGTACATTTATGGATCCTACTGCACAGGTAGAAGATTCTGGCAACCCTTTTAGTGGTGCTAATCCAGGACCTCCAATTCCAGGTGAAGACTTCTTTAATAATGCACCAACAGGATTTATGTTTCCTTTAGATGTTAGAGGTAAAACAGTTGTTATATCTGTAGAACCATCACCAGATAATAGTCCGGCTCCATTTTTACTAAAACCATTAGTAGGAGTATCTGGACAGGAAACAGCACCAACAACTCATACTTTAAGTTTAAACAGTGATTCTTTTCCAACTGGTTGGGTTAAAAGATAA
- the hisD gene encoding histidinol dehydrogenase, producing the protein MNKIDNPPFENWKQVLERPTQTVADIEGTVVSVFNDVKQDGDTAIQKYTAKFDGVTLDSNVVSSEEIIEAEALVTKELKEAIQLAKSNIEAFHKAQKTSKVSIQTTNGVNCWQEKRPIQKVGLYIPGGTAPLFSTILMLATPANIAGCKEIVLCSPPNKEGKINPAILYAANLCGVTKIYKVGGIQAIAAMTFGTETIPQVYKIFGPGNQFVTVAKQIATKYGVAIDMPAGPSELLVLADDTANAAFVASDLLSQAEHGTDSQVILVSTSKEMISAVEAEVEKQLSVLPRVEIATQAIANSKLIYIETIETAMQLINEYAPEHFIVCVENEDYVLSTTENAGSVFIGNYTPESAGDYASGTNHTLPTNGYAKQYSGVNLDSFTKSITFQKISEEGIQGIGKAIELMAEAEGLQAHKNAVTLRLKSLK; encoded by the coding sequence ATGAATAAGATTGATAATCCGCCTTTTGAAAATTGGAAACAAGTTTTAGAAAGGCCAACACAAACTGTAGCAGATATAGAAGGTACTGTGGTTTCTGTTTTTAATGATGTTAAACAGGATGGCGATACAGCAATACAAAAATATACAGCTAAGTTTGATGGTGTAACTTTAGACTCCAACGTAGTCTCTAGTGAAGAAATTATAGAGGCCGAAGCATTGGTTACTAAAGAGCTAAAAGAGGCAATACAATTAGCAAAAAGTAATATTGAAGCTTTTCATAAAGCACAAAAAACTAGTAAAGTAAGTATACAAACAACAAACGGAGTAAATTGTTGGCAAGAGAAAAGACCTATACAAAAGGTTGGTTTATATATTCCTGGTGGTACAGCTCCATTATTTTCTACCATTTTAATGTTAGCAACACCAGCAAACATTGCTGGTTGTAAAGAAATTGTTCTATGCTCACCTCCTAATAAAGAAGGTAAAATAAACCCTGCTATTTTGTATGCAGCAAATTTATGTGGTGTTACCAAAATATATAAAGTTGGTGGTATACAAGCTATTGCAGCTATGACGTTTGGTACAGAAACAATACCACAAGTGTATAAAATATTTGGTCCTGGTAACCAATTTGTTACAGTGGCTAAACAAATTGCAACTAAGTATGGAGTAGCAATAGATATGCCAGCTGGTCCAAGTGAGCTGTTAGTTTTAGCAGATGATACAGCTAACGCTGCATTTGTAGCATCAGACTTATTAAGTCAGGCAGAACACGGTACAGATAGTCAAGTAATATTGGTATCTACTTCTAAAGAAATGATCTCTGCTGTAGAGGCAGAAGTAGAAAAACAATTATCAGTTTTACCACGTGTAGAAATAGCTACACAGGCAATTGCAAATAGTAAGCTTATTTACATAGAAACAATAGAAACAGCTATGCAATTGATTAATGAGTATGCTCCAGAACACTTTATTGTTTGTGTAGAAAATGAAGACTATGTGTTAAGCACTACAGAAAATGCTGGTTCGGTTTTTATTGGTAATTATACACCAGAGAGTGCTGGTGATTATGCTTCTGGTACCAACCACACATTACCAACAAACGGCTATGCCAAACAATACAGTGGTGTTAACTTAGATAGTTTTACTAAGAGTATTACGTTTCAAAAAATATCTGAAGAAGGTATACAAGGTATTGGTAAAGCTATAGAACTTATGGCAGAGGCAGAAGGTTTACAGGCACACAAAAATGCAGTTACATTACGTTTAAAGAGTTTAAAATAA
- the hisA gene encoding 1-(5-phosphoribosyl)-5-[(5-phosphoribosylamino)methylideneamino]imidazole-4-carboxamide isomerase: MRIIPAIDIIDGKCVRLSKGDYNTKKIYNENPLEVAKEFEAHGIEYLHLVDLDGAKSKHIVNHKILEQIASKTSLKIDFGGGLKSDDDLRIAFESGANQITGGSIAVKDREVFSSWLEKFGADKIILGADAKDEKVAVSGWLEESKEELVPFIQAYQKQGVSYVICTDISKDGMLEGPSFDLYSKILQSSEKGLKLIASGGISTYDELPKLAEIGCEGTIIGKAIYENRISMKQLEEFILNK; this comes from the coding sequence ATGAGAATAATACCAGCAATAGATATTATAGATGGCAAATGTGTACGCTTGTCTAAAGGAGATTACAACACAAAAAAAATATATAACGAGAATCCTTTAGAGGTTGCTAAAGAGTTTGAGGCTCACGGTATAGAATACTTGCATTTAGTTGATCTGGATGGAGCAAAGTCTAAGCACATAGTAAACCATAAGATTTTAGAACAAATTGCATCTAAAACAAGCCTAAAAATAGATTTTGGTGGCGGATTAAAGTCGGACGATGATTTACGAATAGCCTTTGAAAGTGGTGCTAACCAAATAACAGGTGGTAGTATTGCAGTAAAAGATAGAGAGGTATTTTCTTCATGGCTTGAAAAATTTGGCGCAGATAAAATAATCTTAGGAGCCGATGCTAAGGATGAAAAAGTAGCCGTTTCTGGTTGGTTAGAAGAATCTAAAGAAGAATTAGTACCATTTATACAAGCGTATCAAAAGCAAGGCGTAAGCTATGTTATTTGTACAGATATTAGTAAAGACGGTATGTTAGAAGGACCATCTTTTGATTTGTATTCTAAAATTTTACAATCATCAGAAAAAGGATTAAAATTAATAGCAAGTGGAGGAATCTCTACTTATGATGAGCTTCCTAAACTAGCAGAAATTGGTTGTGAAGGTACTATAATAGGAAAAGCTATTTATGAAAATAGAATTTCTATGAAACAGTTAGAAGAATTTATATTAAATAAATAA
- the hisH gene encoding imidazole glycerol phosphate synthase subunit HisH: MKIVIINYGAGNIQSIKFAIKRLGFEAILTDNVDEILNADKVIFPGVGEASSAMSKLRDSGLDALIPTLKQPVLGICLGMQLMCNASEEGETRGLGIFNVDVVKFSNKVKVPQIGWNEISNLKTNLFSKVKEKSHIYMVHSFYAPVTNETIATSNYDVDYSAALQKDNFYGTQFHPEKSSEVGEQILRNFLEM; encoded by the coding sequence ATGAAAATAGTAATTATAAATTACGGCGCAGGAAACATACAGAGCATTAAGTTTGCTATAAAACGACTTGGTTTTGAAGCCATTTTAACAGATAATGTAGATGAAATTTTAAATGCAGATAAAGTTATTTTTCCTGGTGTAGGTGAAGCTAGTAGTGCTATGAGTAAGTTACGAGATAGTGGTCTAGATGCTTTAATTCCTACATTAAAACAACCTGTTTTGGGTATTTGTTTAGGTATGCAGCTAATGTGCAATGCATCTGAAGAAGGAGAAACAAGAGGTTTGGGAATTTTTAATGTTGATGTAGTAAAGTTTTCAAACAAGGTGAAAGTTCCACAAATTGGATGGAACGAGATATCAAACTTAAAAACAAATCTTTTTAGTAAAGTAAAAGAAAAGTCTCATATTTATATGGTACATAGTTTTTACGCTCCAGTTACTAATGAAACCATTGCAACATCTAATTATGATGTAGATTACAGTGCTGCATTACAAAAAGATAATTTTTACGGCACCCAATTTCACCCAGAAAAGAGCAGTGAAGTAGGAGAGCAGATTTTGAGGAATTTTCTAGAAATGTAG
- the hisIE gene encoding bifunctional phosphoribosyl-AMP cyclohydrolase/phosphoribosyl-ATP diphosphatase HisIE, producing the protein MTIDFTKSTDGLVPAVVQDATTKTVLMLGYMNKEAVDKTNETKKVTFYSRSKNRLWTKGEESGNFLNLVDIKVDCDNDTLLITANPVGPTCHTGSDTCWNGDNTSNYGFLTELEDIITDRKENPENKDSYVASLYRKGINKVAQKVGEEAVEVVIEAKDSDDHLFKEESADLLFHYLILLQAKGFKLNDIVKVLKDRH; encoded by the coding sequence ATGACAATAGATTTTACAAAAAGTACAGATGGTCTAGTACCTGCTGTTGTACAAGATGCAACTACCAAAACAGTTTTAATGCTTGGCTATATGAATAAAGAAGCTGTGGACAAGACAAATGAAACAAAAAAAGTTACGTTTTATAGTAGAAGCAAAAATCGTTTATGGACTAAAGGAGAAGAAAGTGGTAACTTTTTAAATTTAGTTGATATAAAGGTAGATTGTGATAACGATACCTTATTAATTACAGCAAACCCTGTAGGACCAACGTGCCATACTGGTTCTGATACATGTTGGAATGGCGATAATACAAGCAATTATGGTTTTTTAACTGAGCTTGAAGATATTATTACAGACCGTAAAGAAAACCCAGAAAATAAAGACAGCTATGTAGCCTCTCTTTACAGAAAGGGAATTAACAAAGTTGCCCAAAAAGTTGGGGAAGAAGCCGTAGAAGTAGTTATTGAAGCAAAAGATAGTGATGACCACTTATTTAAAGAAGAAAGTGCAGATCTACTATTTCATTACTTAATTTTATTACAAGCAAAAGGCTTTAAATTAAACGATATTGTTAAAGTATTAAAAGATAGACATTAG
- a CDS encoding four helix bundle protein, giving the protein MNKYENLIVWKKAMDLVEEVYKLVKVLPDDEKFGLPSQIKRCSVSIPSNIAEGAGRNSKKEFKNFLSYANGSTTELDTQLLLVIRLGFVEKENIEPLLRLATEIKNMNFALQKSLQL; this is encoded by the coding sequence ATGAATAAATATGAGAATTTAATTGTTTGGAAAAAGGCTATGGATCTAGTTGAGGAGGTTTACAAATTAGTAAAGGTTCTGCCAGATGATGAAAAGTTTGGTTTACCATCTCAAATAAAAAGATGTAGTGTCTCTATTCCTTCCAATATTGCAGAAGGAGCTGGAAGAAATTCAAAAAAAGAGTTTAAAAATTTCTTAAGCTATGCGAATGGTTCTACAACAGAATTAGATACTCAATTACTACTAGTAATCAGACTAGGTTTTGTAGAAAAAGAAAATATAGAACCTTTATTACGGTTGGCTACTGAGATTAAGAATATGAATTTTGCTTTACAAAAGAGCTTACAATTATAA
- the hisG gene encoding ATP phosphoribosyltransferase, with amino-acid sequence MTKIRIAIQKSGRLNEDSIAILKDCGISIDNGKDQLKASSRNFPMEVFYLRNGDIPQYLRDGVVDIAIIGENVLIEKGEDITFSERLGFSKCKVSLAVPKSFEYTSVQDLQGKRIATSYPNTVKNYLESKGVTADLHIINGSVEIAPNIGLADGICDIVSSGSTLFKNNLKEVEVMLTSEAVLAVSPKISEERKEILSQLEFRIESVLRARQSKYVLLNAPNNKLDTIISLLPGMRSPTVLPLAEEGWSSVHTVINKDKFWEVIQELKKEGAEGILVCPIEKMVL; translated from the coding sequence ATGACTAAAATTAGAATTGCAATTCAGAAAAGCGGACGTTTAAACGAAGATTCCATAGCTATTTTAAAAGACTGTGGTATCTCTATAGACAACGGTAAAGATCAGCTAAAAGCATCTTCAAGAAATTTTCCAATGGAGGTTTTTTACCTTAGAAATGGTGATATTCCTCAGTATTTAAGAGATGGTGTAGTAGACATTGCTATAATTGGAGAAAATGTTTTGATTGAAAAAGGAGAAGACATAACATTTTCTGAAAGATTAGGTTTTTCTAAATGTAAAGTATCTTTGGCGGTACCTAAATCATTTGAGTACACATCTGTACAAGATCTTCAAGGAAAACGCATAGCAACATCATACCCAAATACCGTTAAAAATTATTTAGAATCTAAAGGTGTTACAGCAGATTTACACATTATTAATGGTTCTGTAGAAATAGCACCAAATATTGGTTTAGCAGATGGTATTTGTGACATAGTATCTAGTGGTAGTACATTATTTAAAAATAACCTTAAAGAGGTAGAAGTAATGTTAACTAGTGAAGCCGTTTTAGCAGTTTCTCCTAAAATATCTGAAGAACGTAAAGAGATTTTAAGTCAGTTAGAGTTTAGAATAGAATCTGTTTTAAGAGCTAGACAGTCTAAATATGTGCTTTTAAATGCACCTAATAATAAATTAGATACTATTATTTCATTATTACCAGGAATGCGTAGTCCTACTGTATTACCATTAGCAGAAGAAGGTTGGAGTTCTGTACACACAGTTATAAACAAAGATAAATTCTGGGAAGTAATTCAAGAACTGAAGAAGGAAGGCGCGGAAGGCATTTTAGTTTGTCCAATTGAAAAAATGGTATTGTAA
- the hisF gene encoding imidazole glycerol phosphate synthase subunit HisF, with translation MLTKRIIPCLDIKNGRTVKGVNFVDLRDAGDPVELAEIYAQTGADELVFLDISATEERRKTLADLVLRVAEKVNIPFTVGGGISSIEDVDILLQNGADKVSINSSAVKNPQLINDLAAKFGSQCVVVAIDAKNIDGNWVVHLVGGKVPTELNLFDWAKEVEERGAGEILFTSMDNDGTKDGFANEALAKLSTELNIPIIASGGAGSIQHFTDTFIDGKADAALAASVFHFKEIEIKDLKEELKTNGIPVRL, from the coding sequence ATGTTAACAAAAAGAATAATACCTTGTTTAGATATTAAAAACGGACGCACCGTAAAAGGAGTCAATTTTGTAGATTTACGAGATGCTGGTGACCCAGTAGAACTAGCAGAAATATATGCGCAAACAGGAGCAGATGAGCTTGTCTTTTTAGATATATCTGCTACAGAAGAGCGTAGAAAAACATTAGCAGATTTAGTATTGCGTGTTGCAGAAAAAGTAAATATTCCTTTTACTGTTGGTGGTGGTATTTCATCAATTGAAGACGTAGATATATTGTTGCAAAATGGTGCAGATAAGGTATCTATAAATTCATCTGCAGTTAAAAATCCGCAATTAATAAACGATTTGGCAGCCAAATTTGGCTCTCAGTGTGTTGTTGTGGCAATAGATGCAAAAAATATAGATGGCAACTGGGTTGTACATTTAGTTGGTGGTAAAGTACCAACAGAACTTAATTTATTTGATTGGGCAAAAGAGGTAGAAGAAAGAGGAGCAGGAGAAATTTTGTTTACTTCTATGGATAATGATGGTACCAAAGATGGTTTTGCAAATGAAGCATTAGCTAAATTATCAACCGAATTAAATATTCCTATTATAGCTTCAGGTGGTGCTGGTTCTATTCAGCACTTTACTGATACTTTTATAGACGGTAAAGCAGATGCGGCATTGGCAGCAAGTGTTTTTCACTTTAAAGAAATAGAAATAAAAGATTTAAAAGAAGAATTAAAAACTAACGGCATACCAGTTAGATTATAA
- a CDS encoding response regulator transcription factor, with product MKQILIIEDDPEIIQLLEIHLTDMVYTTTKAMDGETGLNLALENDYDLILLDLTLPIMDGIEVCKKLRTKKNTPVIMLTAKSEEIDRVLGLEIGADDYLTKPFSIRELLARIKAVLRRSDAPKIEENNSTTLNFEGLFIDIDKRKVLHNKQKIELSPKEFELLVLMASNPGRNYSRTELLNIIWGYNFEGYEHTVNSHINRLRAKIESNMANPMYILTTWGVGYKFNEEI from the coding sequence ATGAAACAGATTTTAATTATAGAAGACGATCCAGAAATTATACAATTGCTGGAAATACATTTAACAGATATGGTATATACCACAACTAAAGCTATGGACGGTGAAACTGGTCTAAATTTAGCTTTAGAAAATGATTATGACCTTATTTTATTAGATCTTACATTACCTATTATGGACGGTATTGAGGTTTGTAAAAAACTAAGAACTAAAAAAAATACTCCTGTTATAATGCTTACTGCTAAGTCTGAAGAAATAGACCGTGTATTAGGATTAGAAATTGGTGCAGATGACTATTTAACTAAACCTTTTAGCATACGAGAATTACTTGCTCGTATTAAAGCTGTTTTACGTAGGTCTGATGCTCCTAAAATAGAAGAAAACAACTCTACTACCTTAAATTTTGAAGGTCTTTTTATAGATATTGATAAACGTAAGGTACTACATAACAAGCAAAAGATAGAGCTATCTCCAAAAGAGTTTGAGTTATTAGTTTTAATGGCTTCTAACCCAGGAAGAAATTACTCTAGAACAGAACTGTTAAACATTATTTGGGGTTATAATTTTGAAGGTTATGAGCATACTGTAAACTCACATATAAACAGGTTGCGTGCTAAAATAGAATCTAATATGGCTAACCCTATGTATATACTTACCACTTGGGGAGTTGGCTATAAATTTAATGAAGAAATATAA